In the genome of Nocardioides marmoribigeumensis, one region contains:
- a CDS encoding multicopper oxidase family protein: MTRARLRVLLPVAAALAVVVPLAWLWQASLLPGTYSVMDMGYVDTGGGPAVAGPGSAGLHGMHHGADGATSVTDLVEHRTGEPDVALTLTARSGTVELASGRELDGFTLNGTSPGPTIEATQGDLVEVRLVNESVPDGVSLHWHGVDVPNAMDGVAGVTQDAVPVGGTFTYRFVASQVGTYWYHSHQVSHVQVRKGLLGALVVRPRSGIAQDVDVTAVAHTYGSARTLNGREGAVRVEAEPGDTVRVRLVDTDNAALDAWADVPVTVVALDGYEVNEPTEVEARMVQVTAGGRADLELTVPEDGAARVQVSKGTYLVIGPADAAEPAPPDQPRTRLDVLSYGSPTALPFDASHPDRTFRYDIGRRPGFVDGRPGVWWTINGHLFPDVPMFTVEEGDVVVMDLHNGTGASHPMHLHGHHAVVLSRDGRAATGSPFWMDSLEVAPGERYRIAFVADNPGVWMDHCHNLPHATQGLVAHLMYAGVTTPFRVGHEDNHPE; this comes from the coding sequence GTGACCCGGGCCCGACTCCGGGTCCTCCTGCCGGTCGCGGCGGCCCTCGCGGTCGTCGTACCTCTGGCGTGGCTGTGGCAGGCGAGCCTGCTGCCGGGCACGTACTCCGTGATGGACATGGGGTACGTCGACACCGGCGGCGGCCCCGCCGTGGCCGGCCCCGGGTCGGCCGGCCTGCACGGGATGCACCACGGGGCGGACGGGGCGACCAGCGTCACCGACCTGGTCGAGCACCGCACGGGTGAGCCCGACGTCGCACTGACCCTCACCGCCCGGTCGGGCACGGTCGAGCTGGCCTCCGGCCGCGAGCTGGACGGCTTCACGCTCAACGGGACCTCCCCCGGCCCGACGATCGAGGCCACGCAGGGTGACCTGGTCGAGGTGCGGCTGGTCAACGAGTCGGTGCCCGACGGCGTGAGCCTGCACTGGCACGGCGTCGACGTGCCCAACGCGATGGACGGCGTCGCCGGGGTCACCCAGGACGCCGTCCCGGTCGGCGGCACCTTCACCTACCGGTTCGTGGCCTCGCAGGTCGGGACCTACTGGTACCACTCCCACCAGGTCTCCCACGTCCAGGTGCGCAAGGGTCTCCTCGGCGCGCTGGTGGTGCGCCCGCGCAGCGGGATCGCCCAGGACGTCGACGTCACCGCGGTCGCCCACACCTACGGGTCCGCACGCACGCTCAACGGCCGGGAGGGCGCCGTACGCGTGGAGGCGGAGCCGGGCGACACCGTCCGCGTGCGCCTGGTCGACACCGACAACGCCGCGCTGGACGCCTGGGCCGACGTGCCGGTCACGGTGGTCGCGCTCGACGGCTACGAGGTGAACGAGCCGACCGAGGTCGAGGCCCGGATGGTGCAGGTCACCGCCGGGGGCCGCGCGGACCTCGAGCTCACCGTGCCCGAGGACGGCGCCGCGCGGGTCCAGGTGAGCAAGGGGACCTACCTCGTCATCGGTCCCGCCGACGCCGCCGAGCCGGCCCCGCCGGACCAGCCGCGCACGCGTCTCGACGTGCTCTCCTACGGCTCACCGACGGCGCTCCCGTTCGACGCCTCCCACCCCGACCGCACGTTCCGCTACGACATCGGTCGCCGCCCCGGCTTCGTCGACGGCCGGCCGGGGGTGTGGTGGACGATCAACGGACACCTCTTCCCCGACGTGCCGATGTTCACCGTCGAGGAGGGCGACGTCGTCGTGATGGACCTCCACAACGGCACCGGGGCGAGCCACCCGATGCACCTGCACGGACACCACGCGGTCGTGCTGAGCCGGGACGGCAGGGCCGCCACCGGGAGCCCGTTCTGGATGGACTCGCTGGAGGTGGCCCCGGGCGAGCGCTACCGGATCGCCTTCGTGGCCGACAACCCCGGCGTCTGGATGGACCACTGCCACAACCTGCCGCACGCCACGCAGGGCCTCGTCGCGCACCTGATGTACGCCGGGGTCACCACGCCGTTCCGGGTCGGCCACGAGGACAACCACCCGGAGTGA